One Streptomyces hundungensis DNA segment encodes these proteins:
- a CDS encoding polyprenyl synthetase, whose translation MAREAGRRGGLDEQAVLLAAGLADLAVSTLGSALGTVRGLLRRSDAADLAAEAESELLARGRLVLDRYASAPPAHLEVLARHALARRAAGDA comes from the coding sequence ATGGCGCGGGAAGCGGGACGACGTGGGGGCCTGGACGAGCAGGCGGTGTTATTGGCGGCGGGGCTCGCCGATCTGGCGGTGAGCACCCTGGGGTCGGCGCTCGGGACGGTGCGGGGGCTCCTGCGCCGCTCGGACGCGGCCGACCTCGCGGCGGAGGCCGAGAGCGAGCTACTGGCGCGTGGGCGCCTGGTGCTGGACCGGTACGCCTCGGCCCCGCCGGCCCACCTGGAAGTCCTCGCCCGACACGCCCTGGCCCGGCGGGCGGCCGGCGATGCCTGA
- a CDS encoding cytidine deaminase → MNTLPRPVDHELVRAAAQVAATRCRGDNHTMAAAGRARDGRIITAVNAYHFTGGPCAELVLIGTAAAQGAYELETIVAVGDRDRGVVPPCGRCRQVLLDYYPATHVIVGSGDRLGTVSIGELLPESYVWADHQLDGE, encoded by the coding sequence ATGAACACGCTGCCCCGCCCCGTAGACCACGAGCTCGTCCGGGCCGCCGCGCAGGTCGCGGCCACCCGTTGTCGCGGCGACAACCACACCATGGCGGCCGCGGGACGTGCGCGGGACGGCCGGATCATCACCGCGGTGAATGCCTACCACTTCACCGGCGGCCCCTGCGCCGAGCTGGTCCTGATCGGCACGGCCGCCGCCCAAGGGGCGTACGAGCTGGAGACCATCGTCGCGGTGGGCGACCGCGACCGCGGGGTCGTACCGCCCTGCGGCCGCTGCCGCCAGGTCCTCCTCGACTACTACCCGGCCACGCACGTCATCGTCGGCTCGGGCGACCGGCTCGGCACCGTGTCCATCGGCGAGTTGCTCCCCGAGAGCTACGTCTGGGCCGACCACCAACTCGACGGCGAGTAG
- a CDS encoding SMP-30/gluconolactonase/LRE family protein, with translation MNAGRGSRPDPLPPLRLVGLDAAGPEDVVFDAAGRVLTGLGDGRLVRIALPERPGDRADIREVGRTGGRPLGLDVLPDGRLLVCDAERGLLRLDPEDASRVEVLADSIGGRPLRFCSNVVAASDGTLYFTVSSLRYGLGDWPSDIVEHRGTGLLVRLAAAGEPEVLLEGLQFANGVALAPDESFVVVAETGARRLTRWWLTGPEAGRRDTFADDLPGHPDNMSRSAGGGFWVALAAPRTPPLDWLHRTAPSVRRAAAAATRRLPTPPARAARAMEVDAQGRILRHLKDTGRRYRMATGVAERDGRLILGSLAQDAVAWCELR, from the coding sequence GTGAACGCCGGACGAGGCTCTCGACCGGATCCGTTACCGCCCCTGCGGCTCGTCGGCCTCGACGCCGCCGGCCCCGAGGATGTCGTCTTCGACGCGGCCGGACGTGTGCTGACCGGGCTCGGCGACGGCCGTCTGGTACGGATCGCACTCCCTGAGCGCCCCGGCGATCGGGCCGACATACGCGAGGTGGGACGCACCGGAGGGCGGCCGCTCGGGCTCGACGTCCTGCCCGATGGGCGGCTGTTGGTGTGCGACGCGGAACGTGGGCTGCTGCGGCTCGATCCCGAGGACGCGTCCCGCGTGGAAGTGCTGGCCGATTCGATCGGCGGGCGGCCGCTGCGGTTCTGTAGCAACGTGGTGGCGGCCTCGGACGGCACCCTCTATTTCACGGTGTCCAGTCTGCGGTACGGACTCGGCGACTGGCCCAGCGACATCGTGGAGCACCGGGGCACCGGGCTCCTCGTGCGACTGGCAGCGGCGGGTGAGCCCGAAGTCCTGCTGGAGGGGCTCCAGTTCGCGAACGGTGTGGCACTCGCGCCCGATGAGTCGTTCGTCGTGGTGGCCGAGACCGGCGCGCGCAGGCTCACCCGGTGGTGGCTGACCGGTCCGGAAGCGGGGCGCCGCGACACGTTCGCCGACGATCTGCCTGGCCATCCCGACAACATGTCCCGCAGCGCGGGCGGCGGATTCTGGGTCGCGCTCGCGGCGCCGCGCACACCCCCGCTGGACTGGCTGCACCGAACCGCGCCGTCGGTGCGCCGGGCGGCCGCCGCCGCGACCCGGCGCCTGCCGACCCCGCCGGCCCGAGCCGCCCGTGCGATGGAGGTCGACGCCCAGGGCCGAATCCTGCGCCATCTCAAGGACACCGGCCGCCGGTACCGGATGGCCACGGGCGTGGCCGAGCGGGACGGGCGGCTGATTCTGGGCAGCCTGGCGCAGGACGCGGTCGCCTGGTGCGAACTGCGGTAG
- a CDS encoding CsbD family protein has protein sequence MSGDEKGKSKVEQAKGKVKETAGRAVGNERLEAEGRAEQAKGDARQAKEKVKDVFKH, from the coding sequence GTGTCCGGTGACGAAAAGGGCAAGTCGAAGGTCGAGCAGGCCAAGGGCAAGGTCAAGGAGACGGCCGGCCGGGCGGTGGGCAACGAGCGCCTGGAGGCCGAGGGTCGCGCCGAGCAGGCCAAGGGCGACGCCCGTCAGGCCAAGGAGAAGGTCAAGGACGTCTTCAAGCACTGA
- a CDS encoding PadR family transcriptional regulator — protein sequence MALEHAILVSLLEKPGSGYELARRFDRSIGYFWAATHQQIYRILKRMENDGWVEPREVAQQSRPDKKEYSVAAPGRAALAQWLHEPIEPESVRHELAVKIRGAAFDDPAALLHEVERHRRAHADRLAHYRAGELRDFTGPDAPAPDVGRELQHVVLRGGIAYEQMTLAWLDDVIATLHRLGAEKR from the coding sequence ATGGCGCTTGAGCACGCGATTCTCGTCTCCCTCCTGGAGAAGCCGGGCTCCGGTTATGAGCTGGCCCGACGCTTCGACCGGTCCATCGGCTACTTCTGGGCGGCCACGCACCAGCAGATCTACCGGATCCTCAAACGGATGGAGAACGACGGCTGGGTCGAGCCGCGGGAGGTGGCGCAGCAGAGCCGGCCGGACAAGAAGGAGTACTCGGTCGCCGCTCCCGGCCGGGCCGCGCTCGCGCAGTGGCTGCACGAGCCGATCGAACCGGAGAGCGTGCGCCACGAGCTCGCCGTCAAGATCCGCGGCGCGGCCTTCGACGACCCCGCAGCCCTCCTGCACGAGGTGGAACGACACCGCAGGGCCCACGCCGACCGTCTCGCCCACTACCGGGCGGGAGAGCTGCGCGACTTCACCGGCCCCGACGCCCCCGCGCCCGACGTCGGCCGCGAGCTTCAGCACGTCGTGCTGCGCGGCGGCATCGCGTACGAACAGATGACGCTCGCCTGGCTCGACGACGTGATCGCCACGCTCCACCGGCTCGGCGCCGAAAAACGCTAG
- a CDS encoding MBL fold metallo-hydrolase — protein MDDWYVDDRCTNCDVARQFAPELIDEADGKSRILRSPDGEAETRRFHAAVFACPTRSIRPTTGRPNQALDPFPMALDDGVLICGHNSRHTAGANSYLLPRPSGAVMMIDTPRWSPQLADRYAALGPVTDVLLTHRDHAAHGRSYADHFGARLWIHEGDIEAAPDADQVIRGLDPVEIGEGVTAHPLPGHTRGSVLYLADDRYCFSGDSFYWSRATRDLEVADSVTWYSIEELAQSLARTADRLRFEWVLPGHGDRRHRPADEMSRRLRALTERTRLLRPRPVDFTAVRW, from the coding sequence ATGGACGACTGGTACGTGGACGACCGCTGCACCAACTGCGATGTCGCCCGACAGTTCGCGCCCGAGCTGATAGACGAGGCCGACGGGAAGTCGCGGATACTGCGCTCCCCCGACGGCGAGGCGGAGACGCGTCGGTTCCACGCCGCGGTCTTCGCCTGTCCCACCCGCTCGATCCGCCCGACCACCGGGCGCCCGAACCAAGCCCTCGACCCGTTTCCGATGGCGCTGGACGACGGCGTACTGATCTGCGGCCACAACTCGCGGCACACCGCCGGCGCCAACTCCTACCTCTTACCGCGGCCCTCCGGCGCGGTGATGATGATCGACACACCCCGCTGGAGTCCTCAACTCGCCGACCGCTACGCCGCGTTGGGCCCGGTGACCGACGTCCTGCTCACCCACCGGGACCACGCGGCCCACGGCCGCAGCTACGCGGACCACTTCGGGGCCCGCCTCTGGATCCACGAGGGGGACATCGAGGCGGCCCCCGACGCCGACCAGGTGATCCGGGGCCTCGATCCCGTGGAGATCGGCGAGGGGGTCACGGCCCATCCCCTGCCCGGGCACACCCGGGGGAGCGTGCTCTACCTCGCGGACGACCGGTACTGCTTCAGCGGCGACAGCTTCTACTGGTCACGCGCGACGCGGGACCTGGAGGTGGCCGACAGCGTGACCTGGTACTCCATCGAGGAACTGGCCCAATCGCTGGCCAGGACGGCCGACCGGCTGCGCTTCGAATGGGTCCTGCCCGGCCACGGGGACCGCCGCCACCGGCCCGCCGACGAGATGTCCCGCAGGCTGCGAGCCCTGACGGAGCGGACCCGGCTGCTCAGGCCCCGCCCGGTCGACTTCACCGCCGTACGGTGGTGA
- a CDS encoding SigB/SigF/SigG family RNA polymerase sigma factor → MTEPETGHEVRVLPSIEAPTRVAPRDARALSRQFFERLAVLEEGTAEYQYARNTLIEMNMSLVRFAARRFRNFADEMEDVVQVGMIGLIKAIDRFELSRETEFATFAVPYIVGEMKRFFRDTTWAVHVPRRLQERRSELARAREELESRLDRSPTVKELAALMDLSEDEVVEAQVAANGYNSASLDAALSSDAENGEAALADFIGAEDPAMNLVEDFQALAPLVAQLTDRERLLLQLRFGEELTQSQIGEHLGVSQMQVSRLLTRTVAKLREGMLEPSINVTA, encoded by the coding sequence ATCACCGAGCCGGAGACCGGGCACGAGGTGCGGGTTCTTCCGTCGATCGAGGCGCCGACCCGGGTGGCTCCCCGTGATGCGCGGGCGTTGTCGCGCCAGTTCTTCGAGCGTCTGGCCGTGTTGGAGGAAGGCACGGCCGAGTACCAGTACGCGCGGAACACGCTGATTGAGATGAACATGTCCCTGGTGCGGTTCGCCGCGCGTCGCTTCCGTAATTTCGCGGACGAGATGGAGGACGTGGTCCAGGTCGGCATGATCGGTCTGATCAAGGCGATCGACCGGTTCGAGCTGTCGCGGGAGACGGAGTTCGCGACGTTCGCCGTGCCGTACATCGTGGGTGAGATGAAGCGGTTCTTCCGGGACACCACGTGGGCGGTGCATGTGCCGCGCCGGCTTCAGGAACGCCGTAGTGAGCTGGCCCGGGCCCGTGAGGAGCTCGAAAGCCGGCTGGACCGCTCGCCCACGGTGAAGGAACTCGCGGCGCTGATGGACCTGAGCGAGGACGAGGTCGTCGAGGCGCAGGTCGCCGCCAACGGCTACAACTCCGCCTCCCTGGACGCCGCGCTCTCCAGCGACGCCGAGAACGGCGAGGCGGCCCTGGCCGACTTCATCGGTGCCGAGGACCCGGCCATGAACCTCGTCGAGGACTTCCAGGCGCTGGCCCCTCTGGTCGCCCAACTCACCGACCGCGAGCGCCTGTTGCTCCAGCTCCGCTTCGGTGAGGAACTCACCCAGAGCCAGATCGGCGAGCACCTCGGCGTCTCCCAGATGCAGGTCTCCCGACTCCTCACCCGCACCGTCGCCAAGCTGCGCGAGGGCATGCTGGAGCCCAGCATCAACGTCACCGCCTGA
- a CDS encoding diguanylate cyclase: protein MPTPSASAAAVLPARAWIRWRKGRDLPISSAASGVEDADRRFLLYGLLPLWVVPGVADWWMHRRTRIEDTSGARESAVHALMMTEAGIPVAVGLLAKINPLVLSIMGGAAVAHGATALYDVSYATGKREVRPIEQHIHSFLEVLPLTAMAFTACLHPEAVRAALRGGPGAEDWKLLPKERPLPAGYLAVLAATIGVGVALPYAEEMKRCLGARRRRRGA, encoded by the coding sequence ATGCCGACTCCCTCCGCTTCCGCCGCCGCAGTCCTGCCGGCCCGTGCCTGGATCCGCTGGCGCAAGGGGCGCGACCTGCCGATCTCCTCGGCGGCCTCCGGCGTCGAGGACGCCGACAGGCGGTTCCTGCTGTACGGCCTGCTGCCGCTGTGGGTCGTTCCGGGTGTGGCCGACTGGTGGATGCACCGGCGCACCCGCATCGAGGACACGTCGGGCGCCCGGGAGTCGGCGGTGCACGCGCTGATGATGACCGAGGCCGGCATTCCCGTGGCCGTGGGGCTTCTGGCGAAGATCAACCCGCTGGTCCTGTCGATCATGGGCGGTGCGGCGGTCGCCCACGGCGCCACGGCGCTGTACGACGTGAGCTACGCGACGGGCAAACGTGAGGTCCGGCCGATCGAGCAGCACATCCACAGCTTCCTGGAGGTGCTGCCGCTCACCGCGATGGCCTTCACCGCGTGTCTGCACCCCGAAGCGGTGCGGGCGGCCCTGCGGGGCGGGCCCGGGGCCGAGGACTGGAAGCTGCTGCCCAAGGAGCGGCCGCTGCCCGCCGGCTATCTGGCGGTGCTCGCCGCGACGATCGGCGTCGGCGTGGCCCTCCCCTACGCCGAGGAGATGAAGCGCTGCCTCGGCGCTCGCCGTCGTCGGCGCGGCGCGTGA
- a CDS encoding oxygenase MpaB family protein: MTYTEASMDALRQAGDELADATVATLFERGEVGKFNTLMRYVSTVGAPLPEGLPEVAQEYLRATSVPPAWVDWEEMEKARLFFIDNNVHISTALSFASMPACYVVPHVAKLLSATHGLKYPSKRMAETGQFTVYLMQPDAFEAGSRFIPAAQKVRLLHASIRHHLKREGLWDAETLGTPICQEDMIGGQMFFSLLVLDSLHRLGIHMSTEGAEAYYYAWRVVGAMLGIDQDAVPKSLEDARQFLDLYMVRFMGPSDEGTQLTRQLIDLYEEIVPGTLFDPIVSALIRHLVGDTCADWLQVPRTRWDTVVKAVPHLLGVLETIEDRSPLGAWALDRLGHLTSVLELSSLTRGRVMHYAIPEQLKKEYGITDAVSRTHRWTPPAATV, encoded by the coding sequence GTGACCTACACCGAGGCATCAATGGACGCCCTGCGGCAGGCCGGTGACGAACTCGCCGACGCCACCGTCGCCACGCTCTTCGAACGCGGAGAGGTCGGCAAGTTCAACACCCTGATGCGGTACGTATCCACTGTGGGCGCCCCCCTGCCCGAGGGGCTGCCCGAGGTGGCCCAGGAGTACCTCCGGGCCACCAGCGTGCCGCCCGCGTGGGTGGACTGGGAGGAGATGGAGAAGGCCCGGCTGTTCTTCATCGACAACAACGTACACATCTCCACCGCCCTGTCCTTCGCCTCCATGCCCGCCTGCTACGTCGTCCCGCACGTGGCGAAGCTGCTGTCGGCCACCCATGGGCTGAAGTACCCGTCCAAGCGGATGGCGGAGACCGGCCAGTTCACCGTCTACCTCATGCAGCCCGACGCCTTCGAGGCCGGCAGTCGTTTCATCCCGGCCGCCCAGAAGGTCCGCCTGCTGCACGCCTCCATCCGCCACCACCTCAAACGGGAGGGCCTCTGGGACGCGGAGACGCTCGGCACGCCGATCTGCCAGGAGGACATGATCGGCGGTCAGATGTTCTTCTCCCTGCTCGTCCTGGACAGCCTGCACCGCCTCGGCATCCACATGTCGACGGAGGGCGCGGAGGCGTACTACTACGCCTGGCGCGTGGTCGGAGCCATGCTCGGCATCGACCAGGACGCCGTGCCCAAGTCCCTTGAGGACGCACGCCAGTTCCTCGACCTGTACATGGTCCGGTTCATGGGACCGTCCGACGAAGGCACCCAGCTGACCCGTCAACTCATCGACCTCTACGAGGAGATCGTGCCGGGCACCCTCTTCGACCCCATCGTCTCCGCGCTCATCCGCCACCTCGTCGGCGACACCTGCGCCGACTGGCTTCAAGTGCCGCGCACCCGGTGGGACACCGTCGTCAAGGCCGTGCCCCATCTCCTCGGCGTCCTGGAGACCATCGAGGACCGCTCCCCCCTCGGCGCCTGGGCACTGGACCGTCTCGGCCATCTCACCTCGGTCCTGGAACTGTCCTCCCTCACGCGCGGCCGCGTCATGCACTACGCCATTCCCGAGCAGCTCAAGAAGGAGTACGGCATCACGGACGCCGTGTCCCGCACCCACCGATGGACCCCGCCCGCCGCCACGGTGTGA
- a CDS encoding polyprenyl synthetase family protein, whose product MPDRWEPAAFKARVDEVVHHFVAQEAEQLAAIDPLLGPVADQVEAAVADGKRLRAAFCYWGWRAGGQPDSDALLRAAASMELVHAAAVVHDDLIDDSPLRHGRPTAHIALRGVVRRRPHAAADARSLAMLVGDLLMSLAGQLFATSGLPAAYLARARPLWSLLARELIAGECLEILRTGARPDTTASLKVIRYKTAKYTVEQPLLIGGALAGAGERLRAGYSAYGLPLGEAFQLRDDLLGLFGEPERTGKANADDVRGHRPTALLAETWRLAGDEERERLDALLGKHDPDPDALDEVRSLMCRLKAPDRVETMITERVEEALGALRELNAPAPASAALTALARSAAVRLS is encoded by the coding sequence ATGCCTGACCGGTGGGAGCCGGCCGCGTTCAAGGCCCGCGTCGACGAGGTCGTGCACCACTTCGTGGCGCAGGAGGCCGAGCAGTTGGCGGCGATCGACCCCCTCCTCGGTCCGGTCGCCGACCAGGTCGAGGCGGCCGTCGCCGACGGCAAACGGCTGCGCGCGGCGTTCTGCTACTGGGGCTGGCGCGCCGGAGGACAGCCGGACAGCGACGCGCTGCTGCGCGCGGCGGCCTCGATGGAGCTCGTGCACGCGGCGGCCGTCGTCCACGACGACCTCATCGACGACAGCCCGCTGAGGCACGGCCGACCCACGGCCCACATCGCGCTGCGCGGCGTCGTACGGCGTCGTCCGCACGCTGCCGCCGACGCGAGATCACTGGCGATGCTCGTCGGAGATCTGCTCATGTCGCTGGCCGGGCAACTCTTCGCCACCAGCGGCCTGCCCGCCGCATATCTGGCGCGGGCCCGACCGCTGTGGTCGCTCCTGGCCAGGGAGCTGATCGCGGGGGAGTGCCTGGAGATCCTGCGCACCGGAGCCCGGCCGGACACCACGGCGTCGCTCAAGGTGATCCGGTACAAGACCGCCAAGTACACCGTCGAACAACCCCTGTTGATCGGGGGCGCCCTGGCCGGCGCCGGCGAGCGGCTGCGCGCGGGATACTCCGCGTACGGGCTGCCGCTCGGCGAGGCGTTCCAGCTCCGGGACGACCTCCTCGGCCTGTTCGGTGAACCGGAACGCACCGGCAAGGCCAACGCCGACGACGTACGCGGCCACCGGCCCACAGCGCTCCTCGCGGAGACCTGGCGCCTGGCAGGCGACGAGGAGCGTGAGCGCCTTGACGCGCTCCTCGGCAAGCACGATCCGGACCCGGACGCCCTGGACGAGGTCCGCTCGCTGATGTGCCGCCTGAAGGCTCCCGACCGTGTCGAAACCATGATCACCGAACGGGTCGAGGAGGCCCTGGGCGCCCTGCGCGAGCTGAACGCCCCCGCGCCGGCCAGCGCCGCGCTGACCGCGCTGGCCCGTTCGGCCGCGGTCCGCCTGTCCTGA
- a CDS encoding hydrophobic protein: MVPLLLVLLLALILFGAGFALKALWWIAIVVLVVWLIGFVARPRGGSARWYRW, from the coding sequence ATGGTTCCCCTGCTTCTCGTTCTTCTGCTCGCCCTGATCCTTTTCGGTGCGGGCTTCGCCCTCAAGGCCCTGTGGTGGATCGCCATTGTGGTCCTGGTCGTGTGGCTCATCGGGTTCGTCGCGCGTCCGCGCGGCGGAAGCGCCCGCTGGTATCGCTGGTAG
- a CDS encoding acyl-CoA dehydrogenase family protein — MADALLFNPSTYDPTHFDPETRRLLRATVDWFEQRGKRKLIEDYRSRAWLADFLAFSAKEGLFATFLTPAAAAAPGEEDKRWDTARIAALNEIFGFYGLDYWYAWQVTILGLGPVWQSDNATARARAAELLAQGEVFAFGLSEKTHGADIYSTDMLLEPDGNGGFRATGSKYYIGNGNAAGLVSVFGRRTDIEGPDGYVFFAADSRHEAYHLVKNVVDSSKYVSEFRLADYPVAAEDVLHTGRAAFDAALNTVNVGKFNLCTASIGICEHAMYEAVTHAQNRILYGRPVTAFPHVRRELTDAYVRLVGMKLFSDRAVDYFRSAGPDDRRYLLFNPMTKMKVTTEGEKVIDLMWDVIAAKGFEKDTYFAQAAVEIRGLPKLEGTVHVNLALILKFLRNHLLNPAEYAPVPTRLDAADDAFLFQQGPARGLGSVRFHDWRTAYDAYAEVPNVARFREQADALCEFVTTAAPDEEQSRDLDLLLAVGQLFALVVHGQLILEQARLTGLEQDVLDELFAVLVRDFSAHAVELHGKDSATAEQQDWALGAVRRPVVDDARSARVWARVEALAGAYEMAP, encoded by the coding sequence ATGGCCGACGCGCTGCTGTTCAACCCGAGCACCTACGACCCGACGCACTTCGACCCCGAGACCCGCAGGCTGCTGCGCGCGACCGTCGACTGGTTCGAGCAGCGCGGCAAGCGCAAGCTGATCGAGGACTACCGTTCCCGCGCCTGGCTCGCCGACTTCCTCGCGTTCTCCGCCAAGGAAGGCCTGTTCGCGACCTTCCTGACGCCGGCCGCCGCGGCGGCGCCGGGCGAGGAGGACAAACGCTGGGACACCGCCCGGATCGCCGCCCTGAACGAGATCTTCGGGTTCTACGGCCTCGACTACTGGTACGCGTGGCAGGTGACCATCCTGGGTCTCGGCCCGGTCTGGCAGAGCGACAACGCCACCGCGCGCGCCCGCGCCGCCGAACTCCTCGCCCAGGGCGAGGTGTTCGCGTTCGGCCTGTCCGAGAAGACCCACGGCGCGGACATCTACTCCACCGACATGCTCCTGGAGCCCGACGGCAACGGCGGGTTCCGGGCCACCGGCAGCAAGTACTACATCGGCAACGGCAACGCCGCCGGGCTGGTCTCCGTGTTCGGCCGCCGCACCGACATCGAAGGCCCCGACGGCTATGTGTTCTTCGCCGCCGACAGCCGTCACGAGGCGTACCACCTGGTGAAGAACGTCGTCGACTCCTCGAAGTACGTCAGCGAGTTCCGGCTGGCGGACTACCCCGTCGCCGCCGAGGACGTCCTGCACACCGGTCGTGCCGCCTTCGACGCCGCCCTCAACACGGTCAACGTCGGCAAGTTCAACCTGTGCACCGCCTCGATCGGCATCTGCGAACACGCCATGTACGAGGCCGTCACCCATGCCCAGAACCGCATCCTCTACGGCCGCCCCGTCACCGCCTTCCCGCACGTGCGGCGCGAGTTGACCGACGCGTACGTACGCCTCGTCGGCATGAAGCTGTTCAGCGACCGCGCCGTGGACTACTTCCGCTCGGCCGGCCCCGACGACCGCCGGTACCTGCTCTTCAACCCGATGACGAAGATGAAGGTGACCACGGAGGGCGAGAAGGTCATCGACCTGATGTGGGACGTGATCGCGGCCAAGGGCTTCGAGAAGGACACCTACTTCGCCCAGGCCGCCGTCGAGATCCGCGGCCTGCCCAAGCTGGAGGGCACGGTCCACGTCAACCTCGCGCTGATCCTCAAGTTCCTGCGCAACCACCTGCTGAACCCGGCCGAATACGCGCCCGTGCCGACCCGTCTCGACGCGGCCGACGACGCCTTCCTCTTCCAGCAGGGCCCGGCGCGCGGCCTGGGCTCCGTCCGCTTCCACGACTGGCGCACCGCGTACGACGCGTACGCCGAGGTCCCCAACGTCGCCCGCTTCCGCGAACAGGCCGACGCGCTCTGCGAGTTCGTCACCACGGCCGCCCCCGACGAGGAGCAGAGCCGCGACCTCGACCTGCTGCTCGCCGTCGGCCAGCTGTTCGCGCTGGTCGTGCACGGCCAGCTGATCCTGGAGCAGGCCCGTCTGACGGGGCTGGAGCAGGATGTGCTCGACGAACTCTTCGCCGTCCTCGTACGCGACTTCTCCGCGCACGCCGTCGAACTCCACGGCAAGGACTCCGCCACCGCCGAGCAGCAGGACTGGGCGCTCGGCGCGGTCCGCCGCCCAGTCGTCGACGACGCCCGCTCGGCGCGGGTCTGGGCACGTGTCGAGGCGCTGGCGGGCGCCTACGAGATGGCTCCCTGA
- a CDS encoding GNAT family N-acetyltransferase, giving the protein MHIAVDDLSGPEVARFLDEHVRQMQSITPPESKHALDLGALREPGITFWSARDGDTVLACGAIKRIDAVHAELKSMRTAPALTRSGIASRLLGHIITEARRMGFTRLSLETGTADFFLPARKLYEKFGFTPCEPFAGYRQDRNSTFMTKDLQEPSPWPRTWWTPPA; this is encoded by the coding sequence GTGCATATCGCGGTGGACGACCTCTCGGGACCCGAGGTCGCCAGGTTTCTCGATGAACACGTTCGACAGATGCAGTCCATCACGCCTCCGGAGAGCAAACACGCCCTCGATCTTGGTGCCCTGCGCGAGCCTGGAATCACGTTCTGGTCGGCGCGGGACGGTGACACGGTGCTCGCCTGCGGCGCGATCAAGAGGATCGACGCGGTGCACGCCGAGCTGAAGTCGATGCGTACCGCCCCGGCGCTCACCAGGAGCGGAATCGCCTCCCGGCTGCTGGGGCACATCATCACGGAAGCCAGGCGCATGGGTTTCACGAGACTGAGCCTGGAGACCGGCACGGCCGACTTCTTCCTGCCGGCGAGGAAGCTGTACGAGAAGTTCGGGTTCACGCCGTGCGAGCCGTTCGCCGGCTATCGGCAGGACCGGAACAGTACGTTCATGACAAAGGACCTCCAGGAGCCGAGCCCCTGGCCGAGGACCTGGTGGACGCCTCCGGCCTAG